One window of Bacteroides sp. AN502(2024) genomic DNA carries:
- a CDS encoding AAA family ATPase gives MITEAQKQKILGAVAANRANYPSDAKHAASLGISTSVYSAVKNGQTDKALSEGAWISIARRLGVSLRADMEWKAAKTATFEYITAQLEFSQQSSLSAILCDIPNIGKTFTARYYVQNHRNAVYIDCSQVKTKLKLVRKIAAEFGVNSRGRYNDVYDDLVYYLRSMDTPLIILDEAGDLQYEAFLELKALWNATERCCAWYMMGADGLKEKINRSIECKKVGYTEMLSRYGDRYSKVTPDDGREREAFQNTQARIVAKANAPEGTDIAQIVRKTRGGLRRVYTEIEKLKMTAQ, from the coding sequence ATGATTACAGAAGCGCAGAAACAGAAGATTTTGGGGGCGGTAGCAGCCAACCGGGCGAACTATCCGAGCGATGCGAAACACGCCGCCTCCCTTGGCATCAGCACCTCGGTGTACAGTGCCGTGAAGAACGGGCAGACGGACAAGGCCCTGAGCGAGGGGGCGTGGATAAGCATTGCGCGGAGATTGGGCGTGAGCCTCCGTGCCGACATGGAGTGGAAGGCCGCCAAGACCGCCACGTTCGAGTATATCACCGCCCAGTTGGAGTTCTCGCAGCAGTCGAGCCTCTCGGCTATCCTGTGCGACATCCCGAACATCGGCAAGACATTTACGGCACGGTACTACGTGCAGAACCACAGGAATGCCGTGTATATCGACTGCTCGCAAGTGAAGACCAAGTTGAAGCTGGTACGGAAAATCGCCGCCGAATTCGGCGTGAACAGCCGTGGCCGGTATAACGATGTGTACGATGACCTTGTTTATTACCTTCGCTCGATGGATACTCCGCTTATTATTCTCGATGAGGCCGGCGACCTGCAGTACGAGGCGTTCCTTGAGCTGAAAGCCTTGTGGAACGCCACGGAGCGTTGCTGTGCATGGTACATGATGGGCGCGGACGGTCTGAAGGAGAAGATAAACCGCTCCATCGAGTGCAAGAAGGTGGGTTACACCGAGATGCTGAGCCGCTACGGTGACCGCTACAGCAAGGTTACTCCGGATGACGGCAGGGAACGTGAGGCTTTTCAAAACACGCAGGCGCGTATCGTTGCCAAGGCCAACGCCCCGGAAGGGACGGACATTGCACAGATCGTGCGCAAGACACGCGGCGGGCTGAGAAGAGTATATACCGAGATTGAGAAACTAAAAATGACAGCGCAATGA